TTAATAGTCACCTTACAAAACTCATTGTTTAAATTGTTAAAGTTAGGTACATATTATGTAGAGAAAATGTGATTCAACATGCGACAATTCGATATTACCGCTACAATTAATCCTAAAACAGTTGATGATAAATTTCTAATCGATTTACATCAATCAGGTGTTACAATATTCCGAATTAATGGTGCTCATATTGATCCGAGTGACATTACGGAAATTTCAAAAAAAATAAAAAAATCGCTCAAAAATAAAGTGAAAATTCAAGTTGACCTCGAGGGATCAAAGATACGTACAAAAGATATCTATGAGCCAATATGTATTAAAAAAGGGAAATTGATTGAATTAAAACAAACTAATTTTAACCGAACGGATTTTATTTCGATTCTCGATAAGGGGGACGTCATTCTTTCGAGTGATGGGCAGTTGGAACTGACGGTTGAGAAGATCACAAAGGAGAAAGTATCATTATCTTCCCGTTGTGAAGGTTTTCTTCAGAATAACAAAGGGGTACATCTTACAAGCAAATCACTTGCACATCTCCCGGTTTTTACACAAAAAGATCAGATATTAATAGAGCATATGAAAGAAAGTCAAATTGATTATGCAGGAATATCCTTTGTTCGCAGTCCTGAACAGGTTAAAGAGGTTCTATCTATATTCCATAATTCTCCGGTAAAACCAATTATTAAACTGGAGACAAAAGAAGCAACCAAAAATGAGACCTTAAAGCAGATATTATCATTATATGATACATTTTCAATAGATCGGGGTGACCTGATGAGTGAAGTTGGGATAATTCAATTCCCAGAGGTATTTAACCATACGCTTGAGGCGTGCCTCTCATATAAGAAACGTATATTTGTAGCGACACAAATCTTTGCTTCAATGGTAAATCATAACTTACCATATATTTCTGAATTGATGGAATTTAGCAGATTATACCACGCTAACATTTCAGGAATCCAATTATCAGAAGAAATAGCTATTGGTAAATATCCATTCGAAATTCTCAAGTTGATCAATGAGATGAAAAAAAGCGGTGAAAAATAATGGGACCCGTTATTTGGTTTATTGGTCTGTCCGGGTCGGGAAAAACAACTCTGGCATTAAAAACCAGGGAATTTCTGGAGAAACACCCGAATATTTACCCTGATGTATCACACTGGGAAATAATTGATGGAGATATTGTGAGAGGATTTCTCGAATCTGAAATTGGTTACAATTTTGAAGACCGTAGGAAATCTGTTATTATTATGGGTCTTCTTGCATATTACCTGTCAAAAAATAATAATATCGGGGTAATTGTTGCAAACATTTCCCCTTTCCATGATATAAGACAAAAGTTCAGGAAGGAAATCCCTAGGTATACGGAAATTTTTTGTCAGTGCACAATATCTGCATGTATGAGCAGAGATCCAAAAGGTCATTATAAAAACCAATGCAGGAATGGAATTAAAAATTTTATAGGTCTCGATATACCATTTCAAGTGCCAGAAAATCCTCATTTGATATTGAATACTGAATCTAATACCATTGATCAATGTATGGTATTAATCTCAAATTTTTTTTATGAATTAGAACAATGAGGTTAAAAATGATCGATCCATATGGCTCTAATAAACTGGTTAATGGTTTTATCAAGGATAATCAGGAAAAAATCATTGAAGAGTTACAGGCTGAAAATACACCTTCGATTACTTGCAATGATGATATAATTATTGAATGTAATCGTATTGCCGATGGCAGCTTGACTCCCGTTGATGGTTTTTTCAGAGAAAACGATCTTGATTCACTTATAGAAACAAATAAAACTGAAAATGGCTATTATTTTCCTATTCCTATTTTATTACAGACTCCGAAAATTACTAATGATGCCAAACTCGAAACGATGTTATTGAAAGATGAGGGTGGTAACATTGTTGGCATTCTTGACGATATATCATTTTTTAAATATGATACTAAAAAAATTTGTGATTATATTTTTGGAAATTATGATCAACATCATCCCGGTGTAAAAAAAATATTATCAATGGGAAATAAATTTGTTGGAGGAAAAATTCAAATCGTCCCATCAGATTCCCCGTTATCACATTACTGCATGAGTCCTACTAATTCCAGAAAAGAGATAATAAAACGTAAATGGAAAACCTGTGTCGGTTTCCAGACTCGAAACATTCCCCATAGATCTCATGAGTATTTGCAGAGAATTGCATTAGAATTTTTTGATGGTCTTTTAATTCACCCAATTATTGGATGGAAAAAAAATAATGACTATCGACCAGAAGTCGTAATGGAAGTATACAAATATCTTGTGAATACCTACTATCCAAAAAACCGGGTGATTTTAAGTGGATTAGAAGCCCAAATGAGGTATGCTGGGCCAAAAGAGGCAGTACTTCATGCAATTATACGACAGAACTATGGTTGCAGTCACTTTATTGTTGGAAGAGATCATGCCGGAGTGAATAATTATTACGGGAAGTATGACGCCCATTTGATATTTGATTCCGTTCAAAAATATTTAGACATTTCAATATTAAAACTCAAAGGACCATATTATTGTAAAAAATGCAAATGCATCACCACTGAAAATTCCTGCGGTCATGACACACGGTATCATATAGATGTCAGTGGAACAAAAATTAGAAATTTCCTGCAATCTTCGCACTCACCCCCAGCTACACTTATTCGAAAAGACATAACAAACCGAATTCTACAATTTGATGAGATTTTTATCTGAACTGGCAAAGGAATTCACCACAAAACCGGAATGTCGATTCCGCACCTTTCTAAAATGATTGAGAAATATGATGAAGGGATTTTCAGGATCGAGCCTTAACCTCGTTTTCTATAATTTCAAGAGCACGTTTTGATACATTTCCATCTAGTTTGTGAACACCGTACATTTCAAGATATTCGATATTTTCCATATCAGGACTCTGTTTTACATCAATTCCCTTCATATAATCGGAGATCAACTTAACAAATTCTTCCACATCATCACTCCAGTAAACCCTTTTTTTGAGGAGAGTAAGTGCTTCTGTTCTCAGGTGCGGAGAGGCGAGCAACACAAAAATAGTTTTATGAGCTGCGATTGCTTCAATAACCGGGGTACTGGGATAATCGCAAATAACGATATCTGCTTCATTAAGAAGTTCGACAAATGACCGTTCAAAATGAATCAGGGAAATATTAGTGAATCCATTTTCATTTATATATTCTGAAAATAGGGGAGTCTCGTATTCTTGGGGCATAAGTTTGAAAATAGTAGGGACCTGAGAGTTGCCTAACAGATTAAGAATGGTTTTTTGATAGTGCCACTGTGTATTATCAGGAATGGGATAATTGTTTACATTAAGATTGCTATAATAAAATTGTGCTGTTACATACAGAATCTTGTTTTCATGTTTAATCGTTGTATTTTTCTGATAGATTTTTTCGAGAATCAATGATCCAACCGATTCAATGCGGGAGTTAAAATGATTATGGGGCGCTTCACGTAACATTACCTGATGTCCAGGTCCATAGCTCATATGAACATCCGAGTCTCTGATTTCAATAAAAATCTGCATTGGGGGGTAAAACGGACCATCGCCATGCTGCCATGCGATAACCGGAATATTTCTGGACTGAGCGATATGAGCATACATGTGTTCATAAAAGAACGCTTTTTCTGAACTAAGAAACGCTACAGGTTTATATTTATCAATTTTCAGTTTAAGATTTTGCACTATTTCCGGGGCGTAACTGAAATACTTCTCAAGAACAGGAAAAAATCTTTCTTCAAAAATTTGGGAAAAATCAATACCACGATAGACACAAACATCTCTGAATATTTCAACAAGTTGTTTATTTATTGTAATATCAAAATCAGATTCCTGCGAAAAAGACTCTGTTATTTCAGACAAATTTACTACATGGTACCCATGACGGTATAATGCACCGTTCATGGGAATCCAACTGGGTTCATCCCTAAAAAGAAACAGGGTCTTTTTGTTGCAGATTGGATTTATGAGTTTTAAATATCTGAATTCAAGCATGTTCCAATTAGGATTTAATATAAAATCCTTTATCGCGATAACCCTACGATAAATAAAACGATATTGTCTAAAAATTCCTGCGAACGAGCTGGATAATGAACATCTATTATGTGCCGGTTTATTGACAGGACTTTTATTTTTTCTCTGAAGCAGTTTTATTTCAGGATTCCAGCTGTTAATACCTAAAAGAATGTTAAATATACTCTCATTGAGACCAAAAGGCGTGTAAAACGGCATGTTTTGAACGCTGGGAGACCTTTTTTCGGAAGAAAAAGTGATAATTTCATCAGGTTTTTCACGCTCAATAATTGAATGAATTATAGATATTCGTAATGTCAGGTTGTCAAAAAGTATCTTCAGAAAACGAAAATTATCAAATGCCGGTTTAAAAGAATATTTTTTTAATTCAGGCTTGGATTCCTGAAGAACAGAATCGATTTTAGAACAGATAGACTCAACGGTTTCATAATTTTTTATTCCTTGTGAATAAATTAGGTCTGAATCATAATAAATTTCAATTCCTCTATATAAAACACCTTTTTTTTCAAGTTCCCAGCATACATCCGGAATAGTGGCAATAACAATATGTGATCCATGAATGTTTTCCCGGATTTCAAGATACTCAAATACATCATTACGATGTTCCAGAAA
The sequence above is drawn from the Methanomicrobiales archaeon HGW-Methanomicrobiales-1 genome and encodes:
- a CDS encoding sulfate adenylyltransferase; this translates as MRLKMIDPYGSNKLVNGFIKDNQEKIIEELQAENTPSITCNDDIIIECNRIADGSLTPVDGFFRENDLDSLIETNKTENGYYFPIPILLQTPKITNDAKLETMLLKDEGGNIVGILDDISFFKYDTKKICDYIFGNYDQHHPGVKKILSMGNKFVGGKIQIVPSDSPLSHYCMSPTNSRKEIIKRKWKTCVGFQTRNIPHRSHEYLQRIALEFFDGLLIHPIIGWKKNNDYRPEVVMEVYKYLVNTYYPKNRVILSGLEAQMRYAGPKEAVLHAIIRQNYGCSHFIVGRDHAGVNNYYGKYDAHLIFDSVQKYLDISILKLKGPYYCKKCKCITTENSCGHDTRYHIDVSGTKIRNFLQSSHSPPATLIRKDITNRILQFDEIFI